In the genome of Phlebotomus papatasi isolate M1 chromosome 2, Ppap_2.1, whole genome shotgun sequence, one region contains:
- the LOC129804474 gene encoding serine hydrolase-like protein isoform X1, producing the protein MWKSAEETLAREIFRHAKESSDGEAIKDVRGNSKKATKVRIDVPWGHIAGKWWGPKNGRPILCIHGWQDNIGTFDTLIPLLPEEFGYLAIDLPGHGFSSPFPHGMSYTAYDYIWLIKRIQEIYEWEKISILCHSLGALITFVYAGLFPDKVEFVIALDALKPKIMPDIVDYLQTMLANVAIEDERNLNPSEPPSYTYDELVERLHIGTFKSISPEYCPYILSRGVRKSTKYPDKYYFNRDGRLKYLKHLLISQESCVILARRINIPYMYIRCEQSVVKFWEEEKYLLEVIEEMKNCNPLFVMHQVNGRHHVHLTNPTVVSGTISDFIRKNYKSNGKIKSKL; encoded by the exons ATGTGGAAGTCTGCTGAAGAGACCTTAGCTCGTGAAATATTTCGTCATGCCAAGGAGTCCTCCGATGGTGAAGCCATCAAGGATGTTCGTGGGAATAgcaaaaag GCCACGAAAGTGCGAATTGATGTACCCTGGGGACATATTGCGGGCAAATGGTGGGGCCCCAAGAATGGCCGCCCTATCCTATGTATCCATGGATGGCAGGACAATATTGGCACTTTCGATACTTTGATACCTCTGCTTCCGGAAGAATTTGGATACCTGGCTATAGATCTTCCCGGGCATGGATTTTCATCACCCTTCCCACACGGAATGAGCTACACTGCCTATGACTATATCTGGCTGATCAAACGAATTCAGGAGATCTATGAGTGggaaaaaatatccattttatGCCACTCTCTGGGAGCACTTATTACTTTTGTCTACGCCGGATTGTTCCCCGATAAAGTGGAATTTGTCATTGCGCTGGATGCTCTTAAACCAAAAATTATGCCTGATATTGTGGATTATCTGCAAACCATGCTAGCCAATGTTGCAATAGAAGATGAGAGGAACCTCAATCCCAGTGAACCCCCTAGTTATACCTATGATGAACTCGTGGAGAGATTGCACATTGGCACCTTCAAATCCATTTCGCCAGAATACTGTCCCTACATTCTCAGTCGCGGCGTCCGGAAGTCCACCAAATATCCCGATAAATACTATTTCAATCGTGACGGACGCCTAAAATACTTAAAACATCTCCTAATCAGCCAGGAGAGCTGTGTAATCCTTGCCCGGAGGATTAACATTCCCTACATGTACATTAGATGCGAACAATCAGTGGTTAAATTCTGGGAAGAGGAAAAGTATTTACTGGAAGTGATTGAAGAGATGAAAAATTGCAATCCTCTCTTTGTAATGCATCAAGTCAATGGGAGACATCATGTTCATTTAACTAATCCCACAGTAGTCAGTGGAACCATCTCTGACTTTATCCGGAAGAACTACAAATCCAATGGAAAAATCAAGAGCAAACTCTag
- the LOC129804474 gene encoding probable serine hydrolase isoform X2 has product MIILRQVLRAVGVRQISLARKMTTSVKPEANGLPDREVQEFTFSVPWGNVAGKWWGSRNTRPIICLHGWQDNAGSFDTLIPYLPPEYSYLALDLPGHGLSSRIPDGMLYSWVDISQSLRILADQEKWEKISIIAHSLSSLVGFSYSAYFPDKVDLMIGIDALKPHIRPPEKYIAMVQRGFEAFFLADKRNREHSEPPSYSFDDIVERLHKGTNGSVTKEACPYLLKRALAKSSTDPEKFYFTRDNRLKGFNFASFSQDIAIEMTKKIKCPYMFIKCTNSVYYEDKKYIEEIIQVFRENNPNFEYHKIEGKHHAHLNEPHKFSDLLSQFIRKHRAV; this is encoded by the exons ATGATAATACTTCGTCAAGTGTTGCGGGCTGTAGGTGTCAGGCAGATCTCATTGGCACGAAAAATGACCACTTCTGTAAAGCCTGAGGCAAATGGACTTCCGGACCGAGAG GTGCAGGAATTTACGTTTAGTGTACCTTGGGGAAATGTGGCTGGAAAATGGTGGGGTTCCAGAAATACTCGCCCAATTATCTGCCTCCACGGATGGCAAGACAATGCTGGATCATTTGATACTCTGATCCCCTACCTACCGCCTGAATACAGCTACTTAGCTCTAGATTTACCTGGACATGGACTATCATCACGTATTCCAGATGGAATGCTCTACAGTTGGGTGGACATCAGTCAGAGTTTGCGAATCTTAGCGGACCAAGAGAAATGGGAGAAAATCTCCATTATAGCGCATTCACTAAGTTCCTTAGTAGGTTTCTCCTACAGTGCATACTTTCCTGACAAAGTGGATCTAATGATTGGAATTGACGCCCTAAAGCCTCATATTAGGCCTCCAGAGAAATATATTGCAATGGTCCAGAGAGGTTTTGAGGCATTCTTCTTAGCCGATAAGCGCAATCGTGAACACTCCGAGCCTCCTAGTTACTCATTTGACGATATTGTCGAACGTCTTCACAAGGGAACCAATGGATCAGTAACCAAAGAAGCCTGTCCCTATCTCTTAAAACGAGCCCTGGCAAAGTCCTCAACTGATCCAGAAAAATTCTACTTCACTCGCGACAATCGTCTCAAGGGTTTCAACTTTGCCAGTTTCTCCCAAGACATCGCCATTGAGATGaccaagaaaataaaatgtccCTATATGTTCATCAAGTGCACAAACTCAGTCTACTACGAAGACAAGAAGTACATCGAAGAGATTATACAAGTCTTCCGGGAGAACAATCCAAACTTTGAGTATCATAAAATTGAAGGGAAGCACCATGCTCATCTCAATGAACCTCACAAATTCTCCGATCTTCTATCCCAATTTATCAGAAAACATCGAGCTGTGTAA